From a region of the Thermosipho melanesiensis BI429 genome:
- a CDS encoding pyridoxal-phosphate-dependent aminotransferase family protein gives MIKKNYLLAPGPTPVPFDILLEGARETIHHRTPQFVSILEETLNELKYLFQTENKVYTLLSSGTGALEAAITNLLNPGDKAIIVEAGKFGERWREIAERFNINVVSIKLEWGEAVTPEQIKEAIEKHPDAKAVFTTYSETSTGTVIDLEGIAKVTRNTDVVLVTDAVSALLAEPLKMDEWGIDVVVSGSQKGVMLPPGLAFIALNDKAWKLVEKSNNSSYYFNLKAYAKKYPDNPWTPGVNLIYMLRKAIKIIKEEGIENVWERHRILADATRAAVNAMGLELFSKRPGNVATAVKVPEGIDGNKLTKIMRDKYGVTIAGGQEHLKGKIFRISTLGYLSIFDTIVGISALEFTLNELGYKVEFGTGIKAAQEVLFKEVNK, from the coding sequence ATGATAAAAAAGAACTATCTACTCGCTCCAGGACCAACACCAGTACCATTTGATATTTTACTTGAAGGTGCACGTGAAACAATTCACCACAGAACCCCGCAATTTGTTAGCATATTGGAAGAAACGTTAAATGAGTTGAAATATCTCTTCCAAACCGAAAATAAGGTTTATACTTTATTATCTTCCGGTACAGGTGCTCTTGAAGCCGCGATAACCAATCTTTTAAATCCCGGAGACAAAGCTATAATTGTAGAAGCTGGTAAATTTGGAGAGAGATGGAGAGAAATTGCAGAAAGATTCAATATCAACGTTGTTTCAATAAAGTTGGAATGGGGAGAGGCGGTAACTCCAGAACAAATTAAAGAAGCCATCGAAAAACATCCTGATGCAAAGGCTGTTTTCACAACCTATAGCGAAACATCAACAGGTACAGTAATAGATCTTGAAGGTATCGCAAAAGTAACTAGAAATACTGATGTTGTCTTAGTTACCGATGCTGTAAGTGCTCTACTTGCAGAACCACTAAAGATGGATGAATGGGGAATAGACGTTGTAGTAAGTGGTTCGCAAAAAGGTGTAATGCTACCACCTGGTCTTGCTTTCATTGCGCTTAACGATAAAGCTTGGAAGTTGGTAGAAAAATCCAATAACTCAAGTTATTATTTCAATCTTAAAGCCTATGCTAAAAAATACCCCGATAATCCATGGACACCAGGTGTAAATCTAATTTACATGTTAAGAAAAGCAATAAAAATTATAAAAGAAGAAGGGATAGAAAATGTTTGGGAAAGGCATAGAATACTCGCAGATGCCACAAGAGCAGCAGTAAATGCAATGGGATTGGAATTATTCTCAAAAAGACCAGGAAACGTTGCCACCGCAGTCAAAGTACCAGAAGGCATTGACGGAAACAAATTAACTAAAATAATGAGAGACAAATACGGTGTAACCATCGCAGGTGGCCAAGAACATCTAAAAGGAAAAATATTCAGAATTTCTACTCTTGGTTACCTAAGTATTTTTGATACTATTGTAGGAATATCCGCTTTAGAATTTACACTAAACGAACTTGGATACAAAGTAGAATTTGGCACCGGTATAAAAGCAGCTCAAGAAGTGCTTTTCAAGGAGGTCAATAAATAA
- a CDS encoding hydroxyacid dehydrogenase — protein MRIHVNDPLDKVAMERLKKSGHTVTDVHLEKDELIKEMSDIDVLVVRSATKVTADVIEAGKRLKIIARAGTGLDNVDVEKAKEKGIKVLNTPGANGISVAELAIGLMIACARHIAKGTLDLKSGEWTKKQLKGHELYKRTVGIIGFGNIGKEVAKRLLAFDMNVLAYDPFIKETDLNVKLVDLDTIFKESDFITIHVPKTPETTHLINKEAFELMKDGVIIVNAARGGVVDEEALYNALVSGKVYAAGLDVFEVEPPNDELRKKLLELPNIVATPHIGASTKEAQLRVGQIIVDKILNEIEKI, from the coding sequence ATGAGAATTCACGTAAATGACCCTCTTGATAAAGTCGCTATGGAAAGACTCAAAAAATCTGGTCATACAGTTACTGATGTACACCTTGAAAAAGATGAACTCATAAAAGAAATGTCAGACATTGACGTATTGGTTGTAAGAAGTGCTACGAAGGTTACCGCAGATGTTATTGAAGCTGGTAAAAGACTTAAAATCATTGCAAGAGCAGGAACAGGATTAGACAATGTTGATGTAGAAAAAGCAAAAGAAAAAGGTATAAAAGTCTTAAACACACCGGGAGCCAACGGAATTTCCGTGGCTGAATTAGCCATTGGATTGATGATTGCCTGTGCAAGACATATAGCAAAAGGAACATTAGATTTAAAATCAGGAGAATGGACAAAAAAACAATTAAAAGGACACGAACTTTATAAAAGAACAGTTGGTATAATTGGATTTGGAAATATCGGAAAAGAAGTGGCAAAAAGATTGCTTGCATTTGATATGAATGTTCTTGCATACGATCCTTTCATAAAAGAAACAGATTTAAACGTTAAACTCGTAGATTTAGACACAATTTTTAAAGAATCAGATTTTATCACTATACATGTTCCAAAAACTCCTGAAACCACACACCTTATAAACAAAGAAGCATTTGAATTAATGAAGGATGGAGTAATTATAGTAAACGCAGCACGTGGTGGAGTTGTAGACGAGGAAGCTTTGTACAACGCTCTTGTTTCTGGCAAAGTTTATGCCGCTGGGTTAGACGTTTTTGAAGTTGAACCGCCTAATGACGAACTAAGAAAAAAATTACTTGAGCTACCAAACATCGTCGCAACTCCGCATATAGGAGCATCAACAAAAGAAGCTCAACTTAGGGTAGGACAAATAATAGTAGACAAGATATTGAATGAAATTGAAAAAATCTAA
- a CDS encoding LytS/YhcK type 5TM receptor domain-containing protein translates to MLTNISLILLERVSLILVITYIIFQTYFIKNIFGRSLVTKNKMVIGFIGGFLGILGTLFGIRYNGAIVNYRDIGVILSGMLAGVSGGIVAAFISASFRLFLGGITAVPCFLGTLTAGIISGVLSEYYGRKHFTFFRTMYYTILIEIIHLMYVLLMVKPFYLAYDITFKILFPMVITNTLGVSFLNFMMWNLEEKLQNVEENTISSIFVIMERILNTIEIGFNENSAILIAQVILENTDFDAVALTDKEYILAHVGIGDDHHISGEKIKTQATKKVINSGYGLKVVGKKGINCEKENCPLFSAIVIPLNNINGDLIGTLKLYYSKSHSMQNKDIIFGKKLAQVLSLIISISEINESLKLATEEKMRELMSNMSPHFLFNTLNAIKYISRREPQRVDKFIDNLSSLLRYTLYENSKLVSVRNEVDFTKNYLELMKLRFEDKLNYEVKVAKELEEYLIPPFILQPLVENSIKHGMKGGKLLIRISISKSDKKIKICVEDNGKGFSEMKKTGKGLLLIKKRLKVLFGDNYVFNIKNNFFGGVVVEIKFDSKVGELI, encoded by the coding sequence ATGTTAACAAATATTAGTTTGATTTTACTTGAAAGGGTATCATTAATATTGGTAATAACGTATATAATTTTCCAGACATATTTTATAAAAAACATTTTTGGAAGGTCATTAGTTACCAAGAATAAAATGGTAATTGGGTTTATTGGAGGATTTCTTGGAATACTTGGGACACTTTTTGGTATAAGATACAACGGTGCTATTGTGAATTATAGAGATATTGGGGTTATTTTATCGGGTATGTTGGCAGGTGTGTCTGGAGGGATTGTTGCAGCGTTTATTTCAGCAAGTTTTAGATTATTCTTAGGAGGTATTACAGCTGTTCCCTGTTTTTTGGGTACTTTAACAGCTGGAATTATAAGTGGAGTGTTATCAGAGTATTATGGTAGAAAACATTTTACGTTTTTTAGAACTATGTATTATACGATACTAATAGAAATAATTCATTTAATGTATGTGCTTTTAATGGTAAAGCCTTTTTATTTGGCTTATGATATAACTTTTAAAATATTATTTCCTATGGTTATTACCAATACTTTAGGTGTTTCCTTTTTAAACTTTATGATGTGGAATTTAGAAGAAAAACTTCAAAATGTAGAAGAAAATACTATAAGTTCGATATTTGTAATTATGGAAAGAATTTTAAATACTATAGAAATAGGTTTTAACGAAAATAGTGCAATTTTGATAGCTCAGGTTATACTTGAAAACACAGATTTTGATGCAGTAGCTTTAACGGATAAAGAATATATTTTAGCTCATGTTGGTATTGGAGATGATCATCATATTAGTGGTGAAAAGATAAAAACTCAAGCAACAAAAAAGGTAATAAATAGTGGGTATGGATTAAAAGTAGTTGGTAAAAAAGGAATAAATTGTGAGAAAGAAAATTGTCCTCTTTTTTCTGCTATTGTAATACCACTGAATAATATAAATGGTGACTTAATTGGAACTTTAAAATTGTATTATTCAAAAAGCCATAGTATGCAAAATAAGGATATTATTTTTGGAAAGAAACTTGCTCAAGTTTTGTCTTTAATAATATCTATTTCAGAAATAAACGAATCTTTAAAACTTGCTACTGAAGAAAAAATGAGAGAATTGATGTCCAACATGAGTCCACATTTTTTGTTTAATACGCTTAATGCGATAAAATACATTTCAAGAAGAGAGCCTCAAAGAGTTGATAAGTTTATAGATAATTTATCAAGTTTGCTAAGATATACACTTTATGAAAATTCCAAATTGGTATCGGTAAGAAACGAAGTAGATTTTACAAAAAACTATCTTGAGTTGATGAAATTACGTTTTGAAGATAAGTTAAATTATGAAGTGAAAGTAGCTAAAGAATTGGAAGAGTATTTGATTCCCCCTTTTATATTACAACCGCTGGTTGAAAATTCTATAAAACATGGAATGAAGGGAGGAAAGTTATTAATAAGAATTTCAATATCAAAATCTGATAAAAAGATTAAAATCTGTGTGGAAGACAATGGGAAAGGATTTAGTGAAATGAAAAAAACTGGTAAAGGGCTTTTATTAATTAAGAAAAGATTGAAGGTGTTATTTGGTGATAATTATGTATTTAATATAAAAAACAATTTTTTTGGTGGAGTGGTTGTTGAAATAAAGTTTGATTCTAAAGTTGGTGAATTAATATGA
- a CDS encoding YgeY family selenium metabolism-linked hydrolase, protein MHEALKLAYKYKDDIVQFMSKLIKTKSYSGSEAEVIKVINDEMEKVGFNEITVDGLGNIIGKIGNGKTTIAMDAHIDTVDIGNENLWDFEPFSGHFDEKYVYGRGASDQKAGMCSMVYGIKILKELNLLDNFTLYVTGTVMEEDCDGLCWRYIIEEDKIKPDFVLITEPTSLKINRGHRGRIEFKIRTNGISAHASAPERGVNAIYKMAKIITEIEKLNNKLESDSVLGKGTIVVSQIFSKSPSQNAVPDQCEIHIDRRINEKETKKIVFEEITDIFEKAGINDAEIIELYYKKPSYTGKVYLTEKYFPAWIFPEDSEIVKSAVKNYETLFETTPTIDKWIFSTNGTVTAGVYNIPTVGFGPGEEKYAHAPNERVKIEHLLKAAAFYATFPKTLVKMLKGE, encoded by the coding sequence GTGCACGAAGCTTTAAAACTTGCTTATAAATACAAAGACGACATTGTACAATTTATGAGTAAATTAATAAAAACTAAAAGTTATTCTGGAAGTGAAGCTGAAGTAATTAAAGTTATAAATGATGAAATGGAAAAAGTGGGATTTAACGAAATAACAGTAGACGGTTTAGGAAATATTATCGGAAAAATAGGAAATGGAAAGACAACGATTGCAATGGATGCACATATTGATACTGTAGATATAGGAAATGAAAACCTCTGGGATTTTGAACCTTTTTCCGGGCATTTTGATGAAAAATATGTATATGGTAGGGGAGCATCAGATCAAAAAGCAGGAATGTGTTCTATGGTTTATGGAATCAAAATTTTAAAAGAACTAAATTTATTAGACAACTTCACATTATATGTAACAGGCACCGTTATGGAGGAAGATTGTGATGGATTATGTTGGCGATATATTATCGAAGAAGACAAAATTAAACCAGATTTCGTTCTAATAACTGAACCAACTTCTTTAAAGATAAACAGAGGACATAGGGGAAGAATAGAATTTAAAATAAGAACAAATGGTATATCTGCACACGCAAGTGCTCCAGAAAGAGGCGTCAATGCAATATATAAAATGGCAAAGATAATTACAGAAATAGAAAAATTAAATAATAAGCTTGAGAGTGATTCGGTTTTGGGAAAAGGTACAATAGTAGTTTCTCAAATTTTCTCCAAATCCCCTTCACAAAATGCTGTTCCCGACCAATGTGAAATTCATATTGACAGGAGAATAAACGAAAAAGAAACTAAAAAAATTGTCTTTGAAGAAATAACTGATATATTTGAAAAGGCGGGAATAAATGACGCAGAAATAATAGAATTATATTACAAAAAACCTTCATATACTGGAAAAGTTTATCTCACTGAAAAATACTTTCCCGCTTGGATTTTCCCAGAAGATAGTGAAATTGTAAAAAGTGCTGTAAAAAACTATGAAACCCTATTCGAAACAACTCCTACAATAGACAAATGGATTTTTTCAACCAATGGCACTGTAACCGCAGGGGTATACAACATTCCAACAGTGGGTTTCGGCCCAGGTGAAGAAAAATATGCCCACGCACCAAATGAAAGGGTTAAAATTGAGCATTTATTAAAAGCTGCAGCATTTTACGCAACATTTCCAAAAACATTAGTAAAAATGTTAAAGGGGGAATAA
- a CDS encoding carbon starvation protein A — MNSLILAILAFFGYWIAYNTYGKWISRKIFKLNDKNIVPSKEFEDGVDFVPTKKHILLGHHFTTIAGTGPIVGPAIGVIWGWVPAFIWVFFGSIFMGAVHDFTSLIVSARHQGKTIGELTGDLINERTAKIFLILIQFLLWIVLAVFGLIVALLFNMYPESVFPVWMEIPIAMWLSYMVYNKGKSDKLYSIIAIILMYLTIAIGVVMPIKGISVVNWMYILMIYVFLASTLPVHKLLQPRDYINSHELLIAMALLVIGIIVGHPKIVAPAFQTVADAPPLFPILFITIACGAISGFHSLAASGTTVKQLEKETDALPIGYGGMILEGVLATIVIIAVTAGLGMNGGGVEAFTSHYASWAAASGLSAKLSAVINGSANLMHSYGIPLDLARTIMAVFIVSFAGTTMDSSARIQRFALQELFSNKKKEVVVKPLKNRYVSTAIVILAALALALSAEGGRGALILWPVFGALNQLLAGLALLIGTVYLAKKGKPIWITGLPMLFMMIITLYATLINLKKFILTHNGLLIFVTIVTFVIALWIIIEGIVAIIKAGNERKEIKTVEEEI, encoded by the coding sequence ATGAATTCATTAATTTTAGCAATTTTGGCCTTCTTTGGTTATTGGATAGCGTATAACACATATGGTAAGTGGATATCAAGAAAGATATTTAAGCTTAACGACAAAAACATTGTTCCATCAAAAGAATTTGAGGATGGAGTCGATTTTGTTCCAACGAAAAAACATATTTTGTTGGGGCATCATTTTACTACTATTGCTGGAACAGGTCCTATTGTTGGGCCGGCTATAGGTGTAATTTGGGGTTGGGTTCCGGCATTTATATGGGTATTTTTTGGTTCTATATTTATGGGTGCAGTTCACGATTTTACATCGTTAATTGTATCTGCACGTCATCAGGGAAAAACAATAGGTGAGCTTACAGGCGATTTAATTAATGAAAGAACTGCAAAAATATTTTTAATTTTAATACAATTTTTACTTTGGATAGTTTTAGCTGTTTTTGGATTAATTGTTGCTTTATTGTTTAATATGTATCCTGAATCGGTTTTTCCTGTATGGATGGAGATACCTATTGCAATGTGGTTAAGCTATATGGTTTATAACAAAGGAAAAAGTGATAAATTGTATTCAATCATTGCTATTATTTTGATGTATTTGACGATAGCTATAGGTGTTGTAATGCCTATAAAAGGCATATCTGTAGTTAATTGGATGTATATTTTAATGATATATGTATTCCTAGCTTCAACATTACCGGTTCATAAGTTGTTACAGCCAAGGGATTACATAAACTCACATGAGTTATTAATTGCAATGGCGTTATTAGTAATAGGAATTATAGTAGGGCATCCCAAAATTGTTGCTCCTGCATTTCAAACAGTTGCTGATGCCCCACCACTTTTCCCAATTTTGTTTATAACAATAGCATGTGGAGCTATTTCTGGGTTTCATAGTCTAGCTGCATCTGGTACAACTGTAAAACAACTTGAAAAAGAGACAGATGCACTTCCTATTGGTTATGGTGGTATGATTTTAGAAGGCGTTCTTGCAACAATAGTGATTATTGCTGTAACAGCTGGATTGGGAATGAATGGTGGAGGTGTGGAGGCATTTACATCGCATTATGCTTCTTGGGCAGCAGCAAGTGGTTTGAGTGCAAAATTATCTGCGGTTATAAATGGTTCGGCTAATTTAATGCATTCGTATGGTATACCTCTTGATTTGGCAAGAACAATAATGGCGGTATTTATTGTTTCATTTGCTGGAACCACTATGGATTCTTCAGCGAGAATTCAAAGATTTGCGTTACAAGAATTATTCTCTAATAAGAAAAAAGAAGTTGTGGTAAAACCATTAAAAAATAGATATGTTTCTACAGCAATTGTAATTTTGGCGGCATTAGCATTGGCATTATCCGCTGAAGGTGGTAGAGGTGCGTTAATATTGTGGCCTGTATTTGGAGCGTTGAATCAATTGTTAGCTGGGTTGGCTCTGCTTATTGGTACAGTTTATTTGGCTAAAAAAGGCAAACCCATTTGGATTACGGGGCTTCCTATGTTATTTATGATGATAATAACATTGTATGCAACATTGATTAACTTAAAAAAGTTTATTTTGACCCATAATGGATTGTTAATATTTGTAACTATTGTGACATTTGTTATAGCGCTTTGGATAATTATTGAAGGAATAGTTGCAATAATAAAGGCGGGAAATGAAAGAAAAGAAATAAAGACTGTTGAAGAGGAAATATAA
- a CDS encoding PLP-dependent aminotransferase family protein, translated as MNYELKYSKLGNNLKSSLIRELLKYASVPNAISFGGGVPDPETFPRHELSKIAAEVIENEYSYVLQYSTTEGDLELAKQMLNLLDKIYGINGLDETNIMFTTGSQQALELAGKVFLDEESIAIVENPFYLGAASAFRMRFSKFVSVSLEDDGMNVEVLEKKLKELDEKGEIKKVKFIYVIPNFHNPAGATLSLEKRKRIIELAEKYDLLIIEDDPYGLLRFEGEHLPSLFKLAGKERVILLNTFSKILAPGLRIGAVIADKEIVRKFVLAKQGTDLCSPALTQRIAARYLERYDLIEQITPTIKLYKSKRDTMIKAFEEYFSDIKGIKWIYPSGGLFTWVTLPEGFDTLEMFEIAKKKLVFYIPGQAFTPDDSKSPSMRMSFCLPPHEKIIEGVKRLKEVILEYGRNEGLI; from the coding sequence ATGAATTATGAATTAAAATATTCAAAATTGGGTAATAATCTGAAATCCTCCTTAATAAGAGAATTACTAAAATATGCATCTGTTCCTAACGCTATTTCCTTTGGTGGTGGTGTTCCAGATCCTGAAACCTTCCCGAGACACGAGCTTTCCAAAATCGCAGCAGAAGTAATAGAAAATGAGTATAGTTATGTTCTACAATACAGCACAACAGAAGGTGACTTGGAACTTGCGAAACAGATGTTGAATCTTTTAGATAAGATTTATGGAATTAACGGACTTGATGAAACTAACATAATGTTTACTACAGGTTCGCAACAAGCATTAGAACTTGCGGGAAAGGTTTTCTTGGATGAGGAAAGTATTGCAATAGTTGAAAATCCATTTTATTTGGGTGCAGCAAGTGCTTTTAGAATGAGGTTTTCAAAATTTGTTTCAGTATCTTTGGAAGATGATGGAATGAATGTGGAAGTTCTTGAGAAAAAGTTGAAAGAGTTAGATGAAAAAGGAGAAATAAAAAAAGTAAAGTTTATTTATGTAATTCCAAATTTCCACAATCCTGCCGGTGCTACATTGTCACTTGAGAAGAGAAAAAGAATAATAGAACTTGCAGAAAAATATGATCTTTTAATAATTGAAGATGATCCATATGGTTTGCTAAGGTTTGAAGGTGAGCACTTACCATCATTATTTAAATTGGCTGGTAAAGAAAGGGTAATATTATTAAATACATTTAGTAAAATTCTTGCTCCAGGATTAAGGATTGGAGCTGTTATTGCTGATAAAGAAATAGTTAGAAAGTTTGTACTTGCAAAACAGGGAACGGATTTGTGTAGTCCCGCACTTACACAAAGAATTGCTGCGAGATACCTTGAAAGATACGATTTAATTGAACAGATTACTCCAACGATTAAGTTGTATAAATCTAAGAGAGATACAATGATAAAGGCCTTTGAAGAATACTTTTCTGATATAAAGGGAATTAAGTGGATATATCCTTCAGGAGGATTGTTTACCTGGGTAACTCTACCAGAAGGTTTTGATACTTTGGAAATGTTTGAGATTGCAAAGAAAAAATTGGTATTTTACATACCAGGACAAGCATTTACACCAGATGATAGCAAATCTCCATCGATGAGAATGTCATTTTGTTTGCCTCCACATGAAAAGATAATAGAAGGGGTAAAAAGATTGAAAGAGGTTATTCTTGAATATGGTAGGAACGAGGGGTTGATATAG
- a CDS encoding LytR/AlgR family response regulator transcription factor, producing MIRVVIIDDEYYAREMLKDLIIQITPFELKGCFESVEEFLKSKIKNEVDVIFLDIEMPRINGIKAAKYLERYKVVFVTAYSEYAVNAFEVNALDYLTKPISEVRFIETMRRIEEVFRDKKLVKISVENNKEIVFLDFSDVYFFEYFEKRILVITDKGEFVLKHFKNLSKLEKELPSNFIRVHKSYIVNIDYVERFIKNLNSLQLKGGKIIPIGKTHIRDIRNVLKI from the coding sequence ATGATAAGGGTAGTAATAATTGATGATGAGTATTATGCCAGAGAAATGTTAAAAGATTTAATTATACAAATTACACCATTTGAACTAAAAGGATGCTTTGAAAGTGTTGAGGAATTTTTAAAAAGTAAAATAAAAAATGAGGTTGATGTTATTTTTCTTGACATTGAAATGCCAAGAATAAATGGTATTAAAGCAGCAAAATACCTTGAGCGGTATAAAGTGGTGTTTGTTACTGCTTATTCAGAGTATGCAGTAAACGCATTTGAAGTTAATGCTTTAGATTATTTAACTAAGCCTATTTCTGAGGTAAGGTTTATCGAAACAATGCGGAGAATAGAAGAAGTTTTTAGAGATAAAAAATTAGTAAAGATTTCGGTGGAAAATAACAAAGAGATAGTATTTTTGGATTTTAGTGATGTATATTTTTTTGAATATTTTGAAAAAAGGATTTTGGTAATTACTGACAAAGGAGAATTTGTATTAAAACATTTTAAAAACCTAAGCAAATTAGAAAAAGAGCTTCCATCTAATTTTATAAGAGTGCATAAATCTTACATTGTAAACATCGATTATGTTGAAAGATTTATTAAAAATTTAAACTCCCTCCAATTAAAAGGTGGCAAGATTATTCCAATTGGTAAAACACATATAAGAGATATAAGAAATGTATTAAAAATTTAA
- a CDS encoding ornithine carbamoyltransferase, producing MSTFFRGRHFLTTQDFTNEEIEIMLDLARELKIKFSYGEPTPYLLYKTLFLIFFDESTRTRNSMQAGIAQLGGTGIFLTPDKMQIAHGEVAKDTGIILSRFGNGIGIRYCKFKEGNKYLREIAKHSKAPVMNLQDDVYHPFQVLADVMTIQERFGKNLKGLKVGISWAYAESHLKPLSVPQSQILLFTRFGMDITLAYPEGFDLMPEIAKEAKKNAEKYGGKLNISHKIEDAFKNVDVVIPKNWGGFFVSDNPDEIRAEQAKHKNWICTEKLMKLTKKNSIYMHALPADRGKEVEDSVIDGPHSVVYDEAENRLHTAKAVMTLLMGGRF from the coding sequence ATGTCTACATTTTTTAGAGGAAGACATTTTTTAACAACACAGGATTTTACAAATGAAGAAATTGAAATAATGTTAGACCTCGCCCGTGAACTAAAGATAAAATTTAGTTATGGTGAACCCACACCATATTTACTTTACAAAACACTATTTTTAATATTTTTTGACGAAAGTACACGTACTAGAAATAGCATGCAAGCGGGAATTGCTCAACTTGGTGGTACAGGAATATTTTTAACACCTGATAAAATGCAAATAGCGCACGGTGAAGTTGCAAAAGATACGGGAATTATCTTATCAAGGTTTGGTAATGGCATTGGAATTAGATACTGCAAATTCAAAGAAGGAAATAAATATCTTAGGGAAATTGCCAAACATTCAAAAGCCCCTGTTATGAACCTACAAGATGATGTATATCATCCTTTCCAAGTACTTGCTGATGTGATGACTATCCAAGAACGATTTGGAAAAAATCTTAAAGGACTAAAAGTAGGAATTAGTTGGGCATACGCAGAAAGTCACTTAAAACCTCTCTCTGTCCCCCAATCACAAATACTACTATTTACAAGATTTGGAATGGATATTACACTTGCATATCCTGAAGGATTTGACCTAATGCCTGAAATAGCAAAAGAAGCAAAGAAAAATGCGGAAAAATATGGTGGAAAATTAAATATATCACATAAAATAGAAGATGCATTTAAAAACGTAGATGTTGTAATACCAAAAAATTGGGGTGGATTCTTCGTCTCAGATAATCCAGATGAAATTAGGGCAGAACAAGCAAAACACAAAAATTGGATTTGTACTGAAAAACTTATGAAATTAACAAAGAAAAATTCTATTTATATGCACGCACTTCCAGCAGACCGCGGAAAAGAAGTTGAAGACAGTGTAATTGATGGCCCACATTCCGTTGTCTATGATGAAGCTGAAAATAGGTTACATACAGCCAAAGCAGTAATGACACTACTTATGGGAGGAAGATTTTAA